From the genome of Primulina eburnea isolate SZY01 chromosome 12, ASM2296580v1, whole genome shotgun sequence, one region includes:
- the LOC140808188 gene encoding uncharacterized protein: MGRKGASKKLKNAVSGPQPRASMTLREEATGKKQGNVSARTMSRIDHLKSLALWAATEVSIPSLGAFFGQRLAASTEAVGLRSDPSLFFCERCESILQPGDNCTVRIEKNKPNKGRRHKKSAIIVQNSVVYNCHFCSHRNLMRGTPKGYIQEISPPKTKQPSRLDAAYHVVERSSSLTQATPTAVEINNETDVVAFPITARQSLEPSSPSTPLPTTGITLLDAKRRKRNRGSAKKVAEQECSSTAADSEKSRCTSSKRRRKSWTSLKEIAQSAEHDTVKRFTNLTIPFLM, from the exons ATGGGACGAAAAGGAGCGAGCAAGAAACTGAAGAACGCAGTTTCAGGGCCTCAGCCACGCGCTTCCATGACACTTCGAGAAGAAGCGACTGGGAAGAAACAGGGGAATGTCAGTGCCAGAACTATGAGCAGAATCGACCACCTAAAAAGCCTTGCTTTGTGGGCTGCCACCGAAGTTTCTATTCCGTCACTTGGTGCTTTCTTCGGACAGCGCTTGGCTGCGTCCACTGAGGCCGTCGGTCTTCGCTCTGACCCGAGTTTGTTTTTTTGCGAAAG ATGTGAATCCATTCTTCAACCTGGTGACAATTGTACCGTCAGGATTGAAAAGAACAAGCCGAATAAGGGACGTAGACATAAGAAATCTGCTATTATCGTACAGAATAGCGTGGTTTACAATTGCCATTTCTGTTCTCATCGAAATTTAATGAGAGGAACACCAAAGGGTTATATACAAGAGATAAGTCCTCCGAAGACAAAACAACCTTCAAGATTAGATGCCGCCTATCATGTTGTAGAAAGATCTAGTAGCTTGACCCAAGCTACACCAACAGCTGTCGAGATTAATAACGAGACGGATGTTGTTGCTTTTCCAATTACAGCTAGGCAGAGTCTTGAACCAAGCAGTCCCTCAACTCCTTTGCCAACAACAGGTATTACCCTATTAGATGCAAAGAGGAGGAAAAGGAACAGGGGAAGTGCCAAAAAAGTCGCTGAACAAGAATGTAGCTCAACTGCAGCCGACTCAGAAAAAAGTAGATGCACCTCAAGTAAGAGGAGGAGAAAATCCTGGACTAGTTTGAAGGAAATTGCCCAAAGTGCTGAGCATGACACAGTCAAGAGGTTCACCAACTTAACCATTCCATTCTTAATGTAA
- the LOC140808014 gene encoding uncharacterized protein encodes MDLDFDKYCVVDGSPTTVLEAPRCHLRVSSRKSSGKPKCDDCKSILKEGFSEIRLNHYRSASCRDRTSGRLQHGRELLKRGSVYQSSKDVRLMKKTDAVEARQKIEFSRGSASTISFRIIDSLCSSDDEDSSLLEPNRASLVSLSEQSTSSVRRSQTEFNSRDSLTCSFPPLPPQLPGDGSNTDSPKARFSTVRKMFDPFVKSKVHKSPLSSSNDTGWENRNRMVDTSHEPTTCSTYEPNHEEFSFKFEMKENHISIPQLSPAHLHGLLKLEYKHGVPFFKFSVKSPQEVYVAKMSKVENSSNWVYTFHSIHGKRKSNASGWGLKESNRGSSIAGQMHASCYLHTEIKDIGALNESMVTDFVLSDVSCSRKRISVQDNSRHLHDDRAQTVSNEPCDIGRAPENLGPELEIAAVVMQMPLKMRESLKFKSGDRMITKTLPNLLDVSSLEQKKELNSNTSIGQKMHVVIPSGNHSVPGTESRGPLPLLDRWRLGGGCDCGGWDMACPIDIFGNENIQIGESIMDNQQPVQLFVQGKKDKLPAFMMTVIEDGKYAVDFHARLSSLQAFSICAAILHISNASTLVGRESTKEILRRDSLRVFAEEEFKNLIDGVEEKLVASKKMGEPVPSLVLNPPFSPIARV; translated from the exons ATGGATTTGGATTTCGACAAGTACTGCGTTGTAGATGGAAGTCCGACAACTGTACTCGAAGCTCCTAGGTGTCATTTGAGAGTTTCAAGTAGAAAGTCAAGTGGAAAGCCCAAATGTGATGATTGTAAATCGATCCTCAAGGAAGGCTTCTCGGAGATTAGATTAAATCACTACCGTAGTGCATCGTGTAGAGACAGAACATCTGGGAGACTCCAACATGGTCGTGAATTGTTAAAGAGGGGTTCGGTCTATCAAAGTTCAAAAGATGTGAGGTTGATGAAGAAAACCGACGCAGTTGAGGCAAGGCAAAAAATTGAGTTTTCTCGAGGAAGTGCATCTACTATCTCATTCAGGATTATTGATTCATTATGTAGTTCAGATGACGAGGATAGCTCATTATTGGAGCCGAATAGAGCTTCATTAGTGTCTCTCTCAGAACAAAGTACATCTTCGGTCCGCAGATCCCAGACAGAGTTCAACTCTCGGGATTCCTTAACTTGTTCTTTTCCCCCATTGCCACCTCAATTACCGGGTGATGGTTCAAACACCGATAGTCCAAAGGCAAGGTTTTCTACTGTCAGAAAGATGTTTGATCCATTTGTTAAATCCAAGGTTCATAAGAGTCCCTTGAGTTCTTCAAATGATACAGGATGGGAAAATAGAAACAGAATGGTTGACACGAGTCATGAACCTACAACTTGTAGTACCTACGAGCCAAATCACGAAGAATTCAgttttaaatttgaaatgaaggagaACCACATTTCCATTCCACAGTTATCCCCAGCTCATCTACATGGCCTTCTCAAGTTAGAATATAAACACGGGGTGCCATTTTTTAAGTTTTCGGTGAAGTCTCCGCAAGAAGTTTACGTGGCAAAGATGAGTAAAGTGGAAAATTCTTCAAATTGGGTCTACACGTTCCATTCAATTCATGGTAAAAGAAAGAGTAATGCTAGTGGATGGGGCCTAAAAGAAAGCAATAGAGGATCCTCCATAGCAGGACAAATGCATGCTTCATGTTATCTACATACAGAAATAAAAGACATTGGGGCACTCAATGAGTCTATGGTGACAGATTTTGTTTTGTCCGATGTTTCCTGTTCAAGAAAACGTATTTCTGTTCAAGATAATTCTAGACATCTCCATGATGATAGAGCGCAAACAGTTTCTAATGAACCCTGTGACATTGGTCGAGCACCGGAAAATTTAGGTCCGGAACTTGAAATTGCAGCAGTAGTTATGCAAATGCCATTGAAGATGAGAGAAAGTCTGAAGTTCAAGAGTGGAGATAGAATGATCACAAAAACACTTCCGAACTTGCTAGATGTAAGCAGTCTTGAGCAGAAAAAGGAGTTGAATTCCAACACTTCTATTGGTCAGAAGATGCACGTTGTTATTCCATCTGGAAACCACAGTGTGCCGGGTACTGAAAGCCGCGGCCCTTTGCCATTACTAGATAGATGGAGATTAGGTGGAGGATGTGATTGTGGTGGCTGGGACATGGCATGCCCCATTGACATTTTTGGAAATGAAAACATTCAGATTGGTGAGAGCATTATGGACAATCAACAGCCAGTGCAACTTTTTGTTCAG GGAAAGAAAGATAAGTTACCTGCGTTCATGATGACTGTAATCGAGGATGGAAAGTATGCCGTTGATTTCCATGCTCGATTATCTTCGTTGCAAGCATTCTCCATTTGTGCTGCAATTTTACATATATCAAATGCCTCCACTCTGGTTGGACGTGAGAGTACCAAAGAAATATTGCGACGTGACTCACTGAGGGTGTTCGCCGAGGAAGAATTCAAGAATTTGATAGATGGAGTGGAAGAGAAACTTGTTGCTAGCAAGAAGATGGGCGAACCTGTACCATCTCTCGTACTCAATCCACCTTTCTCCCCAATTGCCCGAGTGTAG
- the LOC140807242 gene encoding kinesin-like protein KIN-14J, whose protein sequence is MDPHPQRRVSENGELDGFHEIRNGNVSERIEAFNGRAEGNSSADDFQPKRGHFGDAPVSKISELMKLGSLESASTHSLFIVVDSILDESIERKNEDIPQRVASMLKLVVQEIEQRVSKQTDTMKKQGSLYKSREDRYQLKIRALETLATGTTEENEIVMNQLQQMKIEKTKIEEKKKLEEQDLIRLRKEKDTCESQILSLKEELELVKNTYEENRLQLEAKADDTKDKLEKKILELDGLLTDSRKKVKELSDFSESKFLRWKRKEHEYRHFIDSQFVSLQELRLTSKSIKQELFKINKAFAKEFHNFGVNLEGLIYAAQNYHSVQEENRKLYNEVQDLKGNIRVYARIRPFLPGQSDKQTTMQYVGENGELVVINPGKQGKDNHRLFKFNKVFGPTTTQEEVFLDTQPLIRSVLDGYNVCIFAYGQTGSGKTYTMTGPNVTSIVDWGVNYRALNDLFNISRNRHGSVAYEVGVQMVEIYNEQVRDLLSNDVSQKRLGIWNTTQPNGLTVPDASMHHVKSTSDVLELMNIGLTNRAVGATALNERSSRSHSILTVHVRGTDLETNAVLRGCLHLVDLAGSERVDRSEATGERLREAQHINKSLSALGDVIFALAQKSPHVPYRNSKLTQVLQSSLGGQAKTLMFVQLNPDVESYSETISTLKFAERVSGVELGAARSNKEGRGVRELMEQIASLKNDVAKKDEEIGRLRLFKNSGNGDRRSIVSPRYGSTSPRRHSLGTSRPGQRLSGGKSSSEKGAYDLDNSSEYSDKHSEAGSQQSIDDFRHHKEFFRQSRLTVVGAGENFREDIDLKLDLADGVKNLDEDIELLGFGDADSEERLSDISDSVLSMATETDGSVGSVVEYTLFPETAKSTAETIEKHKVPAKLPRPPQKQTQAGSSRTSAGKSSSKPSSSKRSTTGNSYAQKSSKRWA, encoded by the exons ATGGATCCACACCCACAAAGACGTGTGAGTGAAAATGGAGAACTGGATGGCTTCCATGAAATCCGTAATGGCAATGTTTCGGAAAGAATTGAAGCTTTTAATGGCAGGGCTGAAG GGAATAGTTCTGCCGACGACTTCCAACCTAAGCGTGGGCATTTTGGGGATGCCCCAGTCTCTAAGATTTCAGAGCTCATGAAATTGggtagtttagag AGCGCCTCTACGCACTCACTTTTCATTGTCGTAGATAGTATTTTGGATGAAAGCATCGAGAGAAAGAATGAAGATATCCCTCAG CGTGTTGCGTCCATGTTAAAATTAGTTGTGCAAGAAATTGAGCAGCGGGTTTCAAAACAAACAGATACTATGAAGAAG CAAGGCAGTCTGTACAAGTCCCGTGAAGACAGGTATCAATTGAAAATCAGAGCATTAGAAACCCTTGCAACTGGAACTACAGAAGAAAATGAG ATTGTCATGAACCAGCTTCAACAAATGAAG ATTGAGAAGACCAAAATTGAGGAGAAGAAGAAGCTTGAAGAACAGGACTTGATCAGATTGAGGAAAGAAAAGGATACCTGTGAGAGTCAAATATTGTCATTAAAGGAAGAGTTGGAATTAGTCAAAAATACCTATGAAGAGAATCGCCTGCAATTGGAAGCCAAAGCAGATGATACTAAAGATAAGcttgaaaagaaaattttggaaCTTGATGGTTTGCTGACTGATTCAAGGAAGAAAGTGAAAGAACTTTCAGATTTTTCTGAATCAAAATTCTTGCGATGGAAAAGAAAAGAACATGAATATAGACACTTCATAGATTCTCAATTTGTGTCTCTGCAG GAACTGAGGTTGACATCTAAGTCCATCAAGCAAGAGCTTTTTAAGATCAACAAGGCCTTTGCAAAAGAGTTTCATAATTTTG GTGTAAATCTTGAAGGCTTGATATATGCTGCTCAGAATTACCACAGCGTACAAGAGGAAAATAGGAAATTGTATAACGAGGTTCAAGATTTGAAAG GAAATATAAGAGTTTATGCCCGTATAAGGCCATTCCTTCCAGGACAAAGTGATAAACAAACAACCATGCAATATGTTGGTGAGAACGGAGAGTTGGTTGTTATAAATCCAGGAAAGCAAGGAAAAGACAACCATCGGCTTTTCAAATTTAACAAGGTGTTTGGTCCCACCACTACTCAAG AGGAGGTATTTCTGGACACTCAACCTTTAATTAGGTCAGTTCTCGATGGGTATAATGTTTGCATCTTTGCCTATGGTCAAACCGGTTCTGGGAAAACTTATACGATG ACTGGACCAAATGTGACATCAATTGTGGATTGGGGAGTTAACTATAGAGCTTTGAATGATCTCTTCAATATCTCAAGGAATAGACACGGATCCGTTGCATACGAAGTTGGTGTCCAAATGGTTGAAATATACAATGAACAAGTGCGTGACTTACTCAGCAACGACGTTTCTCAAAAGAG GCTTGGGATTTGGAATACCACCCAACCAAATGGGTTGACCGTGCCTGATGCTAGCATGCACCATGTTAAATCAACTTCTGATGTGTTAGAGTTGATGAATATTGGATTGACGAATAGGGCTGTAGGTGCCACAGCCTTAAATGAAAGAAGCAGTCGTTCTCACAG TATCCTCACTGTTCATGTCCGGGGAACGGATTTGGAAACAAATGCTGTTTTGCGTGGTTGTTTGCACTTAGTTGATCTCGCTGGCAGTGAAAGAGTAGACCGTTCTGAAGCTACTGGTGAGAGATTGAGAGAAGCACAACACATCAATAAGTCTTTGTCGGCTCTGGGAGACGTAATCTTCGCTCTAGCACAAAAAAGCCCTCATGTTCCCTATAGAAATAGTAAACTAACTCAAGTTCTTCAAAGTTCTCTAG GTGGACAAGCAAAGACACTCATGTTTGTTCAACTAAATCCTGATGTAGAATCGTATTCTGAAACTATAAGTACCTTGAAGTTTGCTGAGAGGGTTTCTGGTGTTGAGTTGGGTGCAGCACGCAGTAACAAGGAGGGTAGGGGTGTCAGAGAACTTATGGAACAG ATAGCTTCTCTAAAGAATGATGTTGCAAAAAAGGATGAGGAAATAGGACGTTTACGATTGTTTAAAAATTCTGGAAATGGCGACAGACGCAGTATAGTTTCTCCGAGGTATGGATCTACCTCTCCAAGAAGACATTCTTTAGGGACATCACGGCCCGGCCAAAGACTTTCAGGTGGGAAAAGCTCTAGTGAGAAAGGTGCTTATGATTTGGATAACAGTTCTGAGTACAGTGATAAGCATTCTGAAGCTGGTTCTCAGCAGTCAATTGACGATTTCAGGCACCACAAAGAATTCTTTCGACAATCAAGACTTACTGTTGTAGGTGCTGGTGAGAATTTCCGTGAAGATATTGACTTGAAGCTTGATTTAGCAGATGGAGTCAAGAATCTTGATGAGGACATAGAACTCTTGGGATTTGGAGATGCAGATTCGGAAGAAAGACTTAGTGATATATCGGATAGTGTTCTTTCTATGGCTACAGAGACTGATGGTTCTGTAGGCAGTGTGGTAGAATATACCCTTTTCCCAGAAACTGCCAAATCGACAGCAGAAACAAttgaaaa GCACAAGGTTCCCGCCAAACTTCCAAGACCACCTCAAAAACAAACGCAAGCAGGATCTTCTCGAACGTCCGCAGGCAAAAGCTCCTCCAAGCCCTCAA GCTCTAAAAGATCCACAACCGGCAATTCATATGCACAAAAATCTTCCAAGCGATGGGCGTAA